The following proteins are co-located in the Penaeus monodon isolate SGIC_2016 chromosome 10, NSTDA_Pmon_1, whole genome shotgun sequence genome:
- the LOC119577935 gene encoding uncharacterized protein LOC119577935 isoform X1: MGIQCLESIRGWNPGVGVKMPPDLSEAERPLAVFPPESSRETTCDNPPPRLAAESITSSIGKGVPREEHHPLPRPAAESADSNTGKGGGGQVHQPQGCDGGSKVGDGVSGLTNQGGEAQVTSSSVPLYRLSPALRATFASVGATDKAYPFKEVLQTVSGNLILAPEIST, from the exons ATGGGGATACAGTGCCTTGAGAGTATTAGGG GGTGGAATCCAGGTGTGGGTGTGAAAATGCCACCCGACCTGTCAGAGGCAGAGCGGCCACTGGCTGTGTTCCCCCCCGAGAGCAGCCGGGAGACAACCTGTGATAACCCCCCACCTAGACTTGCGGCTGAAAGCATCACCAGCAGCATTGGTAAGGGTGTGCCAAGGGAAGAGCACCACCCCTTACCCAGACCTGCAGCTGAGAGTGCGGACAGCAACACTGGCAAAGGCGGTGGGGGGCAGGTTCATCAGCCCCAAGGTTGTGATGGTGGATCTAAAGTGGGAGATGGTGTGAGTGGGTTAACTAACCAGGGTGGGGAGGCTCAGGTCACCTCATCCAGTGTGCCATTGTACCGCCTCTCTCCTGCTCTCAGAGCCACCTTCGCTTCTGTGGGTGCCACCGATAAAGCCTACCCATTCAAAGAGGTACTACAAACAGTTAGTGGCAACCTTATACTTGCACCAGAAATCAGCACATGA
- the LOC119577935 gene encoding uncharacterized protein LOC119577935 isoform X2, with translation MPPDLSEAERPLAVFPPESSRETTCDNPPPRLAAESITSSIGKGVPREEHHPLPRPAAESADSNTGKGGGGQVHQPQGCDGGSKVGDGVSGLTNQGGEAQVTSSSVPLYRLSPALRATFASVGATDKAYPFKEVLQTVSGNLILAPEIST, from the coding sequence ATGCCACCCGACCTGTCAGAGGCAGAGCGGCCACTGGCTGTGTTCCCCCCCGAGAGCAGCCGGGAGACAACCTGTGATAACCCCCCACCTAGACTTGCGGCTGAAAGCATCACCAGCAGCATTGGTAAGGGTGTGCCAAGGGAAGAGCACCACCCCTTACCCAGACCTGCAGCTGAGAGTGCGGACAGCAACACTGGCAAAGGCGGTGGGGGGCAGGTTCATCAGCCCCAAGGTTGTGATGGTGGATCTAAAGTGGGAGATGGTGTGAGTGGGTTAACTAACCAGGGTGGGGAGGCTCAGGTCACCTCATCCAGTGTGCCATTGTACCGCCTCTCTCCTGCTCTCAGAGCCACCTTCGCTTCTGTGGGTGCCACCGATAAAGCCTACCCATTCAAAGAGGTACTACAAACAGTTAGTGGCAACCTTATACTTGCACCAGAAATCAGCACATGA